In uncultured Bacteroides sp., one genomic interval encodes:
- the trxA gene encoding thioredoxin: MKKLTLILLMTGLIFTSCNGQQSNKQSDNKLKTENKMKTIHLTKAEFLKKVADYETNPNEWKYLGDKPAIVDFYASWCGPCKTIAPILEELAAEYGDKIYIYKIDTEEEEELAAAFGIRSIPSLLFIPMNGKPQMAQGAMPKSAFKDAINEILLKK; this comes from the coding sequence ATGAAAAAGCTGACATTAATATTGCTAATGACGGGGCTGATTTTTACCTCGTGCAACGGACAACAAAGTAATAAACAAAGTGATAACAAATTAAAAACTGAAAATAAGATGAAAACAATTCATTTAACAAAAGCAGAGTTTCTAAAGAAAGTAGCTGATTACGAAACTAATCCTAACGAATGGAAATATTTAGGTGACAAACCTGCCATTGTTGATTTTTATGCTTCATGGTGCGGTCCATGTAAAACTATTGCTCCTATCCTGGAAGAACTAGCTGCCGAATATGGTGATAAAATCTATATCTACAAAATAGATACTGAGGAAGAAGAAGAATTGGCTGCAGCATTTGGCATTCGCAGTATTCCTTCATTATTGTTCATCCCAATGAATGGCAAACCACAAATGGCTCAGGGAGCAATGCCTAAGTCGGCATTCAAAGATGCAATTAACGAAATTCTGCTGAAAAAATAA
- a CDS encoding DUF3575 domain-containing protein produces the protein MIRLNIQHVLFIFLFGTIVYSKAEAQNNFLKSNRSLTEVLKILSKKENVFINFNPEVTNRIQIKDVSLDKNAIELLNSLLANHDLEIKKASRNFLYVIPIQKIIIKGCVKEKEINKKLSDINVLIDGKSSVRTNVNGCFSFSVPKGHHKLKIENKFYYPKLVNKSFVASTSVVIELKKKENKKKTVIIRTMCEKEEVYMPYVNKTFADSSLKHRLILPDTLAFINSKDLIPKHPLATNSSNYALKSNLIMWGLASPNLTIEKKIDQNVTVELSLGGEFGNSKHNDKSISYLIQPEVRYWLFGSFKGAFIGFHMYYAQFSKSNIVYPFQRRGTSNYNREGYLYGMGASCGYRCLIDKHWHIEATAGAGNVHLAYDKIMWNNSFNNKKSLDYNYFGLTKFAINLVYAF, from the coding sequence ATGATACGATTAAATATTCAGCATGTTTTGTTTATATTTTTGTTTGGTACTATTGTTTATTCTAAGGCTGAGGCTCAAAATAATTTTTTGAAAAGTAATAGGTCTTTAACCGAAGTTCTCAAAATATTAAGTAAAAAGGAAAATGTTTTTATTAATTTTAATCCAGAAGTAACTAATCGCATACAGATTAAAGATGTGTCTTTAGATAAGAATGCAATAGAATTACTGAATAGTTTACTTGCTAATCATGATTTGGAAATAAAGAAAGCTAGTCGAAATTTTTTATATGTTATACCAATTCAAAAGATAATTATAAAGGGATGCGTTAAGGAGAAAGAAATAAATAAAAAGCTTTCTGATATTAATGTTCTTATAGATGGAAAGTCTTCTGTTCGTACAAATGTTAATGGATGTTTTAGCTTTTCAGTCCCCAAAGGTCATCACAAACTAAAAATCGAGAATAAGTTTTATTACCCCAAATTAGTAAATAAATCATTTGTTGCTTCAACGAGTGTTGTCATTGAATTGAAAAAGAAAGAAAATAAAAAGAAAACCGTAATTATTCGAACTATGTGTGAAAAAGAAGAAGTGTATATGCCATATGTTAACAAAACGTTTGCGGATTCTTCTTTGAAACATCGGTTGATTCTTCCGGATACATTGGCTTTTATTAACTCGAAAGACTTGATACCTAAGCATCCCTTAGCAACGAATTCTTCTAATTATGCATTGAAAAGTAATTTGATAATGTGGGGGTTAGCCAGCCCAAACCTTACAATTGAAAAGAAAATTGATCAGAATGTTACCGTTGAGCTTTCATTGGGGGGGGAGTTCGGCAACTCAAAACATAACGATAAATCTATATCTTATCTGATACAACCGGAAGTTCGTTATTGGCTTTTTGGAAGTTTTAAAGGTGCTTTTATTGGATTTCATATGTATTATGCTCAATTTAGTAAAAGCAATATAGTTTATCCATTTCAAAGAAGAGGTACTTCCAATTATAATAGAGAAGGATATTTGTACGGAATGGGTGCTTCATGTGGCTATCGATGCTTAATAGATAAGCATTGGCATATTGAAGCTACAGCTGGGGCTGGCAATGTACACCTAGCTTATGATAAAATAATGTGGAATAATTCATTTAATAACAAGAAAAGTTTAGATTATAATTATTTTGGTCTTACTAAATTCGCAATTAATTTAGTTTATGCTTTTTAA
- a CDS encoding DUF5106 domain-containing protein, with amino-acid sequence MKFYVFLLYITCSVLLIGCKENKIERFSKAQTNEMIFRLPEIPAMLVSPEERAEYLVKHYWDNFEFADPFLTCKQKSIEPIFADFVGVFPHTTYLTACIGINILMKKAKTNAKIYIYFAELAKKYFYDPNSPMHNEEYYIPFMESITESNVLDNTHEIRFKHQLTLALKNRQGSIATDFIYTLASGKCGQLWDIKSEYILLYFNNPDCEECIEMRTRIVASSLFVTLQNQKVNHHKKLTILSVYADEEPENWKKHLSEYPPNWICGYDKKLNIRNNELYDLNSIPTLYLLDIKKKVILKNTSLENVELYLQNK; translated from the coding sequence ATGAAATTTTATGTATTTTTATTATATATAACATGCTCTGTTTTATTAATCGGATGCAAAGAAAATAAAATAGAGCGATTTTCAAAAGCTCAAACAAATGAAATGATATTTCGTTTGCCAGAAATACCGGCTATGCTAGTCTCTCCTGAAGAACGTGCGGAATATCTTGTGAAACATTATTGGGATAATTTTGAATTTGCAGATCCATTTTTAACTTGTAAGCAAAAAAGTATAGAACCTATTTTTGCCGACTTTGTTGGTGTATTTCCTCATACTACTTATTTAACAGCATGTATAGGAATAAATATTCTGATGAAAAAAGCAAAAACAAATGCTAAGATATATATTTATTTTGCTGAATTGGCAAAAAAATATTTTTATGATCCTAATTCGCCTATGCATAATGAAGAATATTATATTCCTTTTATGGAATCGATTACAGAATCGAATGTTCTTGATAATACGCATGAAATCCGTTTTAAACATCAATTGACTTTGGCTCTTAAAAATAGACAAGGCAGTATAGCTACAGATTTTATATATACTTTAGCTTCTGGAAAATGTGGTCAACTTTGGGATATTAAGAGTGAGTATATATTGCTTTATTTTAATAATCCGGATTGTGAAGAATGCATAGAAATGAGGACTCGAATAGTAGCATCATCTTTGTTTGTAACACTTCAGAATCAAAAGGTTAATCATCATAAGAAACTAACGATTCTTTCTGTCTATGCTGATGAAGAACCAGAAAACTGGAAAAAGCATTTATCAGAATATCCTCCTAATTGGATCTGTGGATACGATAAGAAACTAAATATACGTAATAACGAATTATATGATCTGAATTCTATACCTACCTTATATCTTCTTGATATAAAGAAGAAGGTTATACTCAAAAATACGTCTTTAGAAAATGTTGAGCTTTATTTGCAGAATAAATAA
- a CDS encoding metallophosphoesterase family protein produces MKKNLFLILILFAVCTRLDAQQLRYHQDGTFKIVQFTDTHVVPEKKESLDAIKLIDKVLEKEQPDLIVFSGDVVTGKPARKGWDMVLKPLIKKGIPFIITMGNHDPEQDLTRAEIAEIVTAAPNNLNKKSDKGLSDVSLEIQSAKNGKAASLVYCMDSNDYSKLDSVKGYGWFSFDQIQWYRQTSSSYTKQNAGKPLPALAFFHIPLPEYKEAYKNEKNIHTGIRLEDECPASVNSGMFAAMLESGDVMGVFVGHDHNNDYLATLNGIALAYGRFSGGKTTYVDVQNGARIITLKEGERGFSTFIRLLDGSDICRTSFPETFK; encoded by the coding sequence ATGAAAAAGAACCTATTTTTAATTTTAATTCTATTTGCTGTCTGTACCAGACTGGATGCTCAGCAACTTCGTTACCATCAGGATGGAACATTTAAGATTGTTCAATTTACTGATACACATGTAGTACCCGAAAAAAAAGAATCTCTTGATGCTATTAAATTAATAGATAAAGTTCTTGAAAAAGAACAGCCCGATTTAATAGTTTTTTCAGGAGATGTAGTGACTGGTAAGCCTGCCCGTAAAGGATGGGATATGGTGTTGAAACCATTAATTAAAAAAGGTATTCCTTTTATTATAACAATGGGAAATCACGATCCGGAACAAGATCTTACACGTGCTGAAATTGCAGAGATTGTAACTGCTGCTCCAAATAATCTAAATAAGAAAAGCGATAAAGGATTGTCTGATGTCTCTTTGGAAATACAATCGGCAAAAAATGGTAAAGCAGCCTCTCTTGTATATTGTATGGATTCAAATGACTATTCAAAGTTAGACTCTGTGAAAGGATATGGATGGTTCTCTTTCGATCAGATACAGTGGTATCGCCAGACTAGCTCTTCTTATACTAAACAGAATGCAGGAAAACCGCTTCCAGCTTTGGCTTTTTTTCATATTCCTCTTCCTGAATATAAAGAAGCATATAAAAATGAAAAAAACATCCATACAGGAATTCGCCTGGAAGATGAATGTCCGGCATCTGTTAATTCAGGAATGTTTGCTGCCATGCTGGAAAGTGGAGATGTAATGGGAGTATTTGTTGGGCACGATCATAATAACGATTATTTAGCTACGCTTAATGGCATTGCCCTTGCTTATGGAAGATTCTCGGGAGGAAAAACAACCTATGTTGATGTTCAGAATGGTGCGCGCATCATAACCTTAAAAGAAGGTGAAAGAGGCTTTTCCACTTTTATAAGGTTATTGGATGGTAGTGATATATGCAGAACTTCTTTCCCTGAAACCTTTAAATAG
- a CDS encoding helix-turn-helix transcriptional regulator: MDSVLNSACFSPIDVRKGNHKEIKTGNNSTILFILSGKISLSCVECNHKMLLSDDMLFLPPGTKFKLLAIETSIAVKCEMTKDSISKINQWLAPLSESNTEYEKKCLALPIKYSLKYFLEFFHQSYSLSGFNISELDEWKQNGLFLVLKNSYSIQELTVFFSPVLGKNMDFKEFVYANYKSVRNLQNFADLAKCSLSVFCREFKKNFGESAYQWMLNRKSQFVLQDILNTSIPFQELADRYQFSSQAHFTKFCKQKYNQTPKDLRNNSKASLNNLLH; encoded by the coding sequence ATGGATTCAGTTTTAAATTCCGCTTGCTTTTCACCTATTGATGTGCGGAAGGGTAATCACAAAGAGATTAAAACAGGCAATAATAGTACTATTTTATTTATTTTATCAGGGAAAATTTCACTATCTTGCGTTGAATGTAATCATAAGATGCTTCTCTCGGATGACATGCTGTTTCTGCCTCCGGGAACTAAGTTCAAGTTATTAGCAATAGAAACTTCTATTGCTGTAAAATGTGAGATGACAAAGGATTCTATTAGTAAAATTAATCAGTGGTTAGCTCCGTTATCGGAGAGCAATACTGAATATGAAAAGAAATGTTTAGCATTACCTATAAAGTATAGTTTAAAATATTTTCTGGAATTCTTTCATCAGTCTTATTCTTTATCTGGCTTTAATATTTCAGAGTTGGATGAATGGAAACAAAATGGATTATTCCTGGTTTTAAAAAACTCTTATTCAATTCAAGAACTGACAGTATTTTTCTCTCCTGTTTTGGGTAAGAATATGGATTTTAAGGAGTTTGTATATGCAAATTATAAATCTGTCAGGAATTTGCAGAATTTTGCAGATTTGGCTAAATGTAGTTTAAGTGTTTTTTGCAGAGAGTTTAAAAAGAACTTTGGAGAATCTGCTTATCAGTGGATGCTTAATCGCAAATCGCAATTTGTGTTGCAGGATATTCTAAATACATCTATTCCTTTTCAGGAATTAGCAGATAGATATCAGTTTTCGTCTCAGGCACACTTTACTAAGTTTTGCAAGCAGAAATATAATCAGACTCCTAAAGATCTGCGTAATAACAGCAAAGCCAGTTTGAATAATTTGTTACATTAA
- a CDS encoding MFS transporter, translated as MKRFLYKYEVGKFDGLKSIFRSLRYRNYRLFFSGQSLSLIGTWVQRIAIPWLVYRLTGSAFLLGFVGFAGQIPTFILAPFAGVLTDRLNRYHIMIVSQILSMIQALALALLFFTNTIEVWNVLLLSVIQGCINAFDTPARQSFVIEMVEDKNDIGNAVALNSSMFNGARLVGPSIAGVLIASLGEGACFLINGISYIFVVISLLLMKVKPQEKKRKDTNIIKEFKEGFTYTFGFPPIRSIIILLTLISLMGMPFSVLMPIFAKDIFHGGSHIFGFLMGASGVGALIGAAYLASRKSVVGLEKLIPLAAVVFGLGLVSFSLSSSFPLSIILMIITGVGMIIHTACSNTILQTISDNDKRGRVMSFYTMAFMGTAPIGSFLAGSMASMIGAPATLLIGGIACVIGALVFAQKLPLFIKLVRPIYIQLGIIDNAANK; from the coding sequence ATGAAAAGATTTCTATATAAGTACGAAGTAGGAAAGTTTGATGGATTAAAAAGCATCTTCCGTTCTCTGCGTTATAGAAATTATCGTCTTTTTTTTAGTGGTCAGAGTCTTTCACTAATCGGAACGTGGGTACAAAGAATCGCTATTCCCTGGCTAGTTTACCGGCTAACAGGTTCTGCTTTCTTATTGGGATTTGTGGGTTTTGCCGGACAAATACCAACTTTTATTCTGGCTCCTTTTGCCGGAGTGCTGACCGACAGACTGAATCGTTATCATATAATGATTGTATCCCAGATTCTTTCCATGATTCAGGCGCTGGCATTGGCTCTGCTTTTCTTCACAAATACTATAGAAGTGTGGAATGTGCTTTTGCTAAGCGTAATCCAGGGATGCATCAATGCTTTTGACACCCCGGCGCGCCAATCATTTGTGATAGAGATGGTAGAAGATAAAAATGATATAGGGAATGCCGTTGCTTTAAATTCTTCAATGTTTAACGGTGCAAGATTAGTAGGCCCATCCATTGCAGGTGTTCTGATTGCTTCTCTGGGAGAAGGAGCATGCTTCCTTATTAATGGTATAAGCTATATCTTCGTTGTGATATCTCTTCTTTTAATGAAAGTAAAACCACAGGAGAAAAAGAGAAAAGACACGAATATTATCAAGGAATTCAAGGAAGGTTTCACTTATACCTTTGGTTTTCCTCCTATCCGATCTATTATTATTTTACTTACTTTAATCAGCCTGATGGGAATGCCATTTTCCGTACTGATGCCAATTTTCGCCAAAGATATATTTCATGGCGGCTCACATATATTTGGTTTTTTAATGGGAGCTTCGGGCGTGGGAGCTTTAATAGGCGCAGCCTATCTTGCATCTAGAAAAAGTGTTGTTGGACTGGAAAAACTTATTCCTCTGGCTGCTGTTGTTTTTGGTCTCGGACTTGTCAGCTTCTCATTATCAAGTTCATTTCCTCTCTCCATAATATTAATGATCATTACAGGAGTTGGCATGATTATACATACGGCCTGCAGCAATACCATTCTGCAAACCATATCCGATAACGACAAACGGGGAAGGGTGATGAGCTTTTACACCATGGCATTTATGGGAACAGCACCAATAGGAAGCTTCCTTGCCGGAAGTATGGCCAGTATGATTGGTGCGCCGGCCACACTATTAATCGGCGGTATTGCATGTGTAATTGGAGCACTTGTTTTTGCCCAAAAGCTTCCTTTGTTTATTAAGCTAGTCCGACCAATTTATATTCAGCTTGGCATAATTGACAATGCTGCAAACAAATAA
- a CDS encoding rhomboid family intramembrane serine protease — protein sequence MITYIIIGITAIISYMCFNNQELFYKLAFNPYRTIKNNEWHRLITHGFVHADTTHLLVNMFTFWSFGTYIEQGFEVLGFGTSGFLGLYFGGMIVASLYDLIKHKNDPYYNSVGASGAISAVLFTSIFFNPFGTILLFAIIPIPGILFGPLYLVYCQYMNKKGGGNINHNAHFYGAVYGIIYPLLLEPRLLYAFLSNF from the coding sequence ATGATTACATACATCATAATAGGCATTACAGCAATTATCTCTTACATGTGTTTCAATAATCAGGAACTATTCTATAAATTAGCTTTTAATCCTTACCGGACAATCAAGAACAATGAGTGGCATCGTTTGATAACTCACGGATTTGTACATGCCGACACAACTCACTTGCTAGTGAATATGTTCACTTTCTGGTCGTTCGGGACCTATATTGAACAAGGTTTTGAAGTTTTGGGTTTTGGAACGAGTGGTTTTCTTGGACTTTATTTCGGAGGAATGATTGTTGCTTCACTCTACGATCTTATTAAACACAAAAACGATCCGTATTACAATTCAGTAGGTGCCTCGGGAGCCATATCTGCAGTATTGTTTACCTCTATATTTTTCAATCCATTCGGGACAATACTCTTATTTGCCATTATCCCTATACCGGGCATTCTGTTTGGTCCGCTATACCTAGTGTACTGCCAATACATGAATAAAAAAGGTGGAGGCAACATCAATCACAATGCCCACTTCTATGGTGCAGTTTACGGAATAATTTATCCATTGCTTCTTGAACCAAGACTGTTATATGCTTTTCTCTCTAATTTCTAA
- a CDS encoding OmpA family protein: protein MKHSVFSLSVLTVCILFTSCVSKKQFTGLQSDYNKLQTENSDLRKSYQDTKEQLVESRTNAKSLEDRLAEARRNNEEIRSSYAALQGSLDKSLQQNSQGNINISKLVDEINASNRFIKQLVETKTKSDSLNLVLSNNLTRSLSREELKEVDIQVLKGVVYISLADNMLYKSGSYEVNERAGETLSKIAKIIMDYKDYDVLVEGNTDPDPIIRANIRNNWDLSALRASSVVQVLQNSYGVDPKRLTAAGRGEYNPIADNNSALGKQRNRRTQIIITPKLDQFMDLIDKAPESSNK, encoded by the coding sequence ATGAAACATTCTGTTTTTTCGTTGTCAGTTCTGACAGTATGTATATTGTTTACAAGTTGTGTAAGCAAAAAGCAGTTTACTGGTTTGCAGTCCGATTACAATAAGCTACAGACTGAGAATAGTGATTTAAGAAAATCTTACCAGGATACTAAAGAGCAATTGGTAGAGAGTCGTACAAATGCTAAAAGTCTGGAAGATCGTTTGGCTGAGGCTCGAAGAAATAATGAAGAAATTCGTTCCTCTTATGCTGCTTTGCAAGGATCGCTCGACAAGAGCTTGCAGCAAAACTCTCAGGGAAATATAAACATTTCCAAGTTAGTGGACGAAATCAATGCTTCCAATCGTTTTATCAAACAATTGGTTGAAACTAAGACAAAGTCCGATTCACTGAATCTTGTATTGAGTAATAACCTGACACGCTCATTGAGTCGTGAAGAACTTAAAGAAGTAGATATTCAGGTGTTGAAAGGTGTAGTATATATCTCATTGGCAGACAATATGCTATATAAGTCTGGTAGCTATGAAGTGAATGAAAGAGCCGGAGAAACTTTAAGCAAGATTGCTAAAATCATAATGGATTATAAGGATTATGATGTACTTGTTGAAGGAAATACTGATCCGGATCCTATTATTCGTGCAAATATTCGTAATAACTGGGACTTGAGTGCTTTGCGTGCTTCATCGGTTGTTCAGGTTTTGCAAAACAGTTACGGTGTTGATCCAAAACGTCTTACTGCTGCTGGTCGTGGTGAATACAATCCGATTGCAGATAATAACTCTGCTTTAGGAAAACAACGTAACCGTAGAACACAGATTATCATAACTCCTAAACTTGATCAGTTTATGGATCTTATTGATAAGGCACCGGAATCATCAAATAAGTAA
- a CDS encoding sigma-70 family RNA polymerase sigma factor translates to MQISWNKLKNKDEKEWKYLFRQHAEFLYAYGMKFAHNEDLVKDTIQELFIAIYEKRNSLNEPTSIRAYLCMSLRNRLINELKKNVVVSLEDDDYSFTLYIDDDSADEEEKQYKKIQNLLNKLTNRQREVIYLKYFKGLSNEEIACALDINKQSVANLLSEAIRQMKKDASFVLFLLLILRRILGL, encoded by the coding sequence ATGCAAATATCTTGGAACAAACTAAAAAATAAGGATGAGAAAGAATGGAAATATCTGTTCCGTCAACATGCTGAATTTCTTTATGCTTACGGAATGAAGTTTGCCCACAATGAGGACTTAGTTAAAGATACTATTCAAGAGCTCTTTATTGCTATTTACGAAAAACGTAATTCATTGAACGAACCGACTTCTATAAGAGCCTACCTCTGTATGTCTTTGAGAAACAGATTAATAAATGAACTTAAAAAAAATGTAGTCGTTTCTTTAGAAGATGATGATTATTCATTTACATTATATATTGATGATGACAGTGCAGATGAAGAGGAAAAACAATATAAGAAAATACAGAATTTACTGAATAAGTTGACAAACAGGCAGCGTGAAGTTATTTATTTGAAATATTTCAAAGGTCTGTCTAATGAAGAAATTGCTTGTGCACTTGATATAAATAAACAATCTGTTGCAAATCTTCTATCAGAAGCTATCCGACAAATGAAAAAGGATGCCTCTTTTGTATTATTCTTGTTACTTATTTTACGGAGAATTTTAGGGCTATGA
- a CDS encoding FecR family protein: protein MKEVKLINILEKISSDEGYCLSFEEEIQLKEAFSHIPLLDEKPGENVLDEMEERLFSKSIIFEKSEKKIIHWKQNLSVAALIAVLFGCGLWIKSLDMKYVTGSNEQLAFALPDKSEVKLNENSSVEFNKFLFYFNRNINMKGEAYYVVTKGQKFTVETPTHLISVLGTRFMVSETDRFDVFCYEGKVLVESLDKKENKILTKGRCFGSDKVILEDQPNWVSHKYDFNDSPLVDVIEAIEKEYKVSIENKNYCKGLIFTGTFPANNLSLALDIILAPYNMSWEQLQQDHYKIKRG, encoded by the coding sequence ATGAAAGAAGTGAAACTTATAAATATATTAGAAAAAATTTCATCTGATGAAGGGTATTGCTTATCATTTGAAGAAGAAATTCAATTGAAAGAAGCTTTCTCTCATATTCCTTTATTGGATGAAAAACCAGGAGAAAATGTTCTGGATGAAATGGAGGAAAGATTATTCAGTAAGAGTATAATATTTGAGAAATCTGAGAAAAAGATTATTCATTGGAAACAAAATCTTTCTGTTGCGGCATTGATTGCTGTACTCTTTGGCTGTGGTTTATGGATAAAGAGTCTGGATATGAAATATGTAACGGGAAGCAATGAACAGTTGGCTTTTGCGTTGCCTGATAAATCCGAAGTGAAACTAAACGAAAACAGTTCGGTTGAATTTAACAAATTCCTTTTCTACTTTAATAGGAATATTAATATGAAAGGTGAAGCCTATTATGTTGTAACCAAAGGACAGAAGTTTACAGTTGAAACTCCTACACATCTGATATCGGTACTAGGAACTCGTTTTATGGTTTCTGAAACAGACAGGTTTGATGTTTTCTGTTATGAAGGTAAAGTTTTGGTGGAGAGCTTAGATAAAAAGGAAAATAAAATATTAACAAAGGGAAGATGTTTTGGCTCTGACAAAGTAATCCTGGAAGATCAACCTAATTGGGTTAGTCATAAATATGATTTTAATGATTCGCCTCTTGTAGACGTTATTGAAGCTATAGAAAAAGAATATAAAGTGTCAATAGAAAATAAGAATTATTGTAAAGGGCTTATTTTTACAGGAACATTTCCAGCTAATAATCTAAGTTTAGCTTTAGATATAATTTTGGCCCCTTATAATATGAGTTGGGAACAATTACAACAAGATCATTATAAGATAAAACGCGGTTAA
- a CDS encoding GNAT family N-acetyltransferase, whose protein sequence is MKIRKAASTDIEKQLEVFDFARSIMRNTGNMNQWTDGYPSREVVENDIAAGNSYVCIDDSGEIVATFCFWKGNDPTYTYIENGQWLNDEPYGVVHRLATSGKVKGIGSYCLEWCFQQCHNIRVDTHHDNWVMQSVLKKNGYTECGVIYLANGSPRVAFQKYGQE, encoded by the coding sequence ATGAAGATAAGAAAAGCCGCATCAACCGATATAGAAAAGCAACTGGAAGTTTTTGATTTTGCCAGATCTATTATGCGGAATACAGGTAATATGAATCAGTGGACTGATGGTTATCCTTCTCGCGAAGTAGTTGAGAATGATATTGCAGCCGGTAACAGTTACGTATGTATAGACGATTCAGGAGAAATTGTTGCTACTTTCTGTTTTTGGAAAGGAAATGATCCTACTTACACTTATATTGAAAACGGTCAATGGCTTAATGACGAGCCTTACGGAGTAGTTCATCGTTTGGCAACAAGTGGTAAAGTAAAAGGAATCGGTAGCTATTGTCTGGAGTGGTGTTTTCAGCAATGCCATAATATCCGTGTAGACACACATCACGATAATTGGGTAATGCAATCGGTACTTAAAAAGAATGGATATACCGAGTGTGGCGTTATCTATTTAGCAAACGGCTCACCAAGAGTGGCTTTTCAAAAGTATGGGCAAGAATAA
- a CDS encoding 4Fe-4S binding protein: protein MALTIDKNRCPQNHKCPLLRVCPVGAISQDGHNLPVIDSEKCIECGKCTRYCGMQAVYKK from the coding sequence ATGGCACTGACTATTGACAAGAACCGATGCCCGCAAAACCATAAGTGTCCGCTTCTTAGAGTATGCCCTGTAGGTGCTATTTCTCAGGACGGGCACAATCTTCCGGTTATTGACTCAGAGAAGTGTATTGAATGCGGAAAATGTACCAGATACTGTGGCATGCAAGCTGTTTATAAAAAATAA
- a CDS encoding OmpA family protein, which produces MKKKVLILLFAIAPIGLFAQNTAQGQEKALKQYGFWDNWFIQGQIGVQRTYSESHRYASFGDKISPTAALGVGKFFSPEVGARLQLGGWTSANNKLDYSYKVKYFNVNTDALFNLTNIFLPYKEDRVFNLIGIMGIGYVHGFRDSDENVHATNMVSPRLGLQADFRLSKAWSLNLEANGNLLRDDFNGQEQLGCSYDGTLNVLAGVTYRFGRRGFATVDVADPALIQSLNDQINSQRAQIEEYKACCEKKSAEPKTIIKEVPAAKGALLNSVVTFRIGKATIDPNQEVYVYNAAQYLKQNPDAKVTIASFADKKTGTAAFNQKLSEQRSEAVAKMLKEKYGIAENRFIIENNGDKQQPYPDNNDWNRISIITSK; this is translated from the coding sequence ATGAAAAAGAAAGTTTTAATTTTATTATTTGCAATAGCTCCAATAGGACTGTTTGCACAAAATACTGCGCAAGGTCAGGAAAAAGCTTTAAAGCAGTATGGATTTTGGGATAACTGGTTTATTCAAGGACAAATTGGTGTACAACGTACATACAGTGAAAGTCACAGGTATGCTTCTTTCGGCGATAAAATTAGCCCAACAGCAGCATTAGGTGTTGGAAAATTCTTCTCTCCGGAAGTAGGTGCTCGCTTACAATTAGGAGGATGGACTTCTGCTAACAACAAACTTGACTATTCGTATAAAGTAAAGTACTTTAATGTTAACACCGATGCTTTGTTTAATCTAACAAATATCTTCCTTCCTTATAAAGAAGATAGAGTGTTTAATCTGATTGGTATCATGGGTATAGGTTATGTACATGGTTTCAGGGATTCTGATGAAAATGTGCATGCTACTAACATGGTATCTCCACGTCTTGGTTTACAAGCTGATTTCCGCTTAAGCAAAGCATGGAGTTTGAATCTGGAAGCAAACGGAAACTTATTACGTGATGACTTCAACGGACAAGAACAACTCGGATGTTCATATGACGGAACTTTGAATGTTTTAGCAGGTGTAACCTATCGTTTCGGAAGAAGAGGGTTTGCTACAGTAGATGTTGCTGATCCTGCATTGATTCAATCTTTAAATGACCAGATCAATTCACAAAGAGCTCAGATTGAAGAATATAAAGCTTGTTGTGAAAAGAAATCAGCAGAACCAAAGACAATTATCAAAGAAGTTCCGGCTGCAAAAGGTGCTTTATTAAATTCAGTAGTTACTTTCCGTATTGGTAAAGCTACAATTGATCCAAATCAGGAAGTTTATGTGTATAATGCTGCACAATATCTGAAACAAAATCCGGATGCCAAAGTTACTATTGCAAGTTTTGCTGATAAAAAGACTGGTACAGCAGCATTTAACCAGAAATTGAGTGAACAACGTTCTGAAGCAGTAGCAAAAATGCTAAAAGAAAAATACGGTATTGCTGAAAACAGATTCATCATAGAAAACAATGGTGACAAGCAACAACCTTATCCAGACAATAATGACTGGAACAGAATAAGTATTATTACTTCTAAGTAA